In the genome of Hevea brasiliensis isolate MT/VB/25A 57/8 unplaced genomic scaffold, ASM3005281v1 Scaf185, whole genome shotgun sequence, the window TCTTGTTAAACCGACTACAATGTGTTTTCTTGCTGATTGATTTGATCTTTGATTCCTCTATTTCACAATTGGTATATAGAAGGGTAAAGCTTGGACTGTGCAATTGTTAGCTGTGGCTTGCGTATCACTAGCAGTCAAAATGGAGGAGGCTAATGTGCCTCTCTCTGTAGATTTACAGGTATTAGTAgcttcaaaattaattttgaaacaaCAATTTGTGTGTTCTAAAGTTGGTCATAATTTTCATGTTATTTTCCATCTCCTTGTcctaatgattttttttaaaatttttttttctcttttgggTAGGTAGGGGAACCCAAGTTTGTGTTTGAAGCTAAAACTATACAAAGAATGGAGCTTTTGGTGTTGAGCACGTTGAAGTGGAGAATGCAAGCTCTCACTCCCTGCTCCTTCCTAGACTATTTCCTTAGCAAGATCAATGGAGATCAACCTCTATTAACATCATCCATAATTAGATCATTGCAACTAATATTAAGCACAATTAAAGGTTTGTCGTTTacttttttttaaacaaaaaatAAGTTTTGGTCCTGGATTGTCTTTTAGGATTAATGGGTTTTTGATGCAATGCTGTGTGGGAATTGAATGTAGGTATTGACTTCTTGGAATTCAGGCCTTCAGAGATTGCAGCAGCAGTAGCAATATCTGTTTCAGGAGAAATCCAAGCAGGGGACATTGATAAGGCAGTGCCCTGTTTCATCCAAGTAGAAAAGGTAAAAGGGCAAGGAAAAAAAAAGCATTGGTGTGGTGCCCACAGAAGTGAAAGTCCAAAGATAGGACAAAATTGCTTTTCCTAATGAAAGATCTTTTGGTTTGATCTTTTCACCAATTTGATGAGTTTGTGAAATGAAAGCCCTTGATTTTTTTTCCTGTTTatggattttttttatttgatgcaGGGTAGAGTATTCAAGTGTATTGAACTGATAAAAGACTTGTCACTGATTAGTGGGTCTGCTGTTGATAATGTGGCAAGTGCCTCAGCCTCATGTGTGCCCCAGAGCCCAAATGGGGTGTTGGATGCTGCATGCTTGAGTTATAAAAGTGATGATTTAACAGTTGGGTCATGTGCAAACACTTCACATAGTAGTCCAGACATTAAAAGGAGAAAACAAAGCAACAAGCCATCTCAAATGGAACACAAGTCTTGAGATTGTGTTGGTTTTTGGATGAATGATGGAATTGGATTTGGAGGGGGTGCCCTTTAAGTTACAGTAATATACAAGAAAAAAGAGAATGAGACACAGGGTTCTGTGAGGAATAAATAAAAGGTTCAAGGAAAAATTCAAGAGCTCCCAAGCTGTTCATATATTGACTAGAATTCTCAGCAACTAAGGCTAAGCTCATATTTATAACAAAGCTGAAGCTGATGGCTAGGGATTAATGTGGTGGTTCCTCTGCAGAGTTATACAGTTTTTGTTGTAGCTTCTTTTTCAAGTgagagaaaaagaaatgaaaatatacatttatatagagaatgaaagTTATCTCTTGTTCAATTTCCATTTCCCCCTTCCATTAATAAGAACTCTATCAACCTTGGTAAGCAtgaatttttccttttttctttttgtttttttctcCTTGTGAAGGAATCAATGGCAAGCACCAAGTTGTCCACCCAACTCATCAACATAATTTCAGATACTCAAAACACTGTCGTTTAGCTGGTTGTGCAATTGAGTACTGTGTTTGGACCCACAATGCTATTTGTTTAGAGTTTAGACAGGGTGTGACCAGTCAATAtagttataatatatattttttaaaagaagCCTTGGGAATGCACAGTGTGCACAGTTGGCAAATAGCAATAGATTAAGGGTCATTTCCTATGAGCAACTGAGATCACATATGACACGTGTCCTTTAAATATTCTTTTTTTAATCTAAGTGAACAGGTATCCAGTCCTATCCATCAATGCTTGTAGACTTGCGCCTTTCTCAATTCTTATTGCTCCTttcaattcttttttattttattctccATTTTCTTTTCAGAAATTTCCTCTCCATGAAGATTTTCATTTACTTCCaaatttcttaataatttattttaattatattgaaaatacaTATTTAGTGCATGAAAAATAGTTCATATATAATTTTActgtaaaaaaatataaaagtttcatttttcaaaatattaatgTGAAGAGTTTTGAAATAATAATGGGCGGGTTGGACATCCTCACCTCATAGGAGTTCATGGTCGAGATGAGAATTTCTCTTCTGAGAAATGAGACCATGTTATAAATAGTATGTACGCCCTTAAGATTATGTTAGGTGTGATGATATCAACATCATAAATTGTCAAAATAAATGCACCAATTGCTCAATTGGATTCATTTCATATGAACTTCACTTGTTTTTAGTTTTTAGAGCTTTATAGTTTATACTCCACGATTCTTTTTCTTATGTTTGGATGCATGGAAAggagagagaaaaaaataaataataaaaaataaaatgatattatcACTTTTTCTTATTTGGGATGgaagaaaaataatatttattttacatttattattttttcttcggTTTGGAGAAAGAAAataaactaatggagaggaaaaaGTTTACATGGTTAAATAAAATTACCTATATACCCCTTGCTTACTCATTTcaacttttaaataatttataaaattaagagTAAAAAGATAAatccaactcaactcaattaaacgtttattctaaaaatttattagaatcggctatatggattatcttttcattctaaacgattttaggttaaattcTAAAAGATGTATAAtgtttctaagtcatgctgtactactctccttcaaatcaatttaagtctactctttattttctttctatcttctaatTTAATACGCTCTACTTATTTAACTGAAGTCTCCGCATGTCTTTCTAAATAAgagaataaattttatttttatttttcattatttttcttttattttcaaataaaaaataaaaaaataaaaaaaatattttcctttctttattttcctccctctccatTTTCTATCCAAACATCACATCTTGCATAAATTTGAATGAAG includes:
- the LOC110644065 gene encoding cyclin-D4-2-like isoform X1 codes for the protein MAQNPGLAFSSLLCAENSNTCFDDLDCNATDEFGISLSLHHQDNQSHNQDLFSDNDSCKSLLGFTIHSEDRVKEMVKREIEHLPRDDYLKRLRSGDLDLSVRREALDWIWKAQAHCNFGPLSVCLSMNYLDRFLSFYQLPKGKAWTVQLLAVACVSLAVKMEEANVPLSVDLQVGEPKFVFEAKTIQRMELLVLSTLKWRMQALTPCSFLDYFLSKINGDQPLLTSSIIRSLQLILSTIKGIDFLEFRPSEIAAAVAISVSGEIQAGDIDKAVPCFIQVEKGRVFKCIELIKDLSLISGSAVDNVASASASCVPQSPNGVLDAACLSYKSDDLTVGSCANTSHSSPDIKRRKQSNKPSQMEHKS
- the LOC110644065 gene encoding cyclin-D4-2-like isoform X2, yielding MAQNPGLAFSSLLCAENSNTCFDDLDCNATDEFGISLSLHHQDNQSHNQDLFSDNDSCKSLLGFTIHSEDRVKEMVKREIEHLPRDDYLKRLRSGDLDLSVRREALDWIWKAQAHCNFGPLSVCLSMNYLDRFLSFYQLPGKAWTVQLLAVACVSLAVKMEEANVPLSVDLQVGEPKFVFEAKTIQRMELLVLSTLKWRMQALTPCSFLDYFLSKINGDQPLLTSSIIRSLQLILSTIKGIDFLEFRPSEIAAAVAISVSGEIQAGDIDKAVPCFIQVEKGRVFKCIELIKDLSLISGSAVDNVASASASCVPQSPNGVLDAACLSYKSDDLTVGSCANTSHSSPDIKRRKQSNKPSQMEHKS